One segment of Anatilimnocola aggregata DNA contains the following:
- a CDS encoding DUF1553 domain-containing protein — translation MRPAAALLSTASILLLGVFVSATEPVNAVKVDPAQVSLVGANATWQLLISGTTSDNRTVDLTHAATYRSRDPKLALVTAEGIVSAKGNGQTTIEISAGELKTEVTVTVTLADEHRALNFENDIVPILGKFACNASGCHGKAEGQNGFKLSVFGFDPPADYRALTQEARGRRVFPAAPERSLLLRKASGGAPHGGGIRITPDRPEYETLRRWIAEGLPAGSTSDPTVKKIELTPRERQLGLGQTQQLRVVAEMTDGQRIDVTRLARYQSNHDVLASVTEEGLVTAGQNPGVVAVMASYMGQVDVLHVIVPRPEAVTDYPHVPEHNFIDGHVYRRLKQLNIVPAELCSDADFLRRVHLDLIGTLPTADEARRFLSDTRTNRRELLIDSLLQRPEFAAYWALKWSDLLRVDRLALGHKGAYEQYRWIRSAIAQEMPLDQFARAVVTADGPLSENPQGYMFKAVPQPGPAASAVSQVFLGVRIECAQCHHHPYDRWSQTDYFGMTAYFAQLQRKTTPFGEVLVATGDPVTKHPRTSEVITAHPLGEPMPAENVSGDRRVELAAWMTSPGNPFFAKNMANRVWAHMLGRGLVEPVDDVRATNPPSNPELLAGLAQHLVASKFDLKSLLKTIALSRTYQQSTTTNATNVRDEQNYSRALLKRMDAEVLLDALCQATGIQERYEGAQANTRAIELWDSQVDHYFLKLFGRPVRVTACDCERVSEPSVAQVLHLLNSQRVQEKLSHDGGSVARLVKEQSQDDRLAEELYLTIFSRQPTAEESQTAVNYLQTAGKAGPAARRTAAEDLAWTMLNSLEFVFNH, via the coding sequence ATGCGACCAGCTGCCGCGCTATTATCGACCGCGAGCATTTTGCTGCTGGGAGTCTTCGTAAGTGCCACCGAGCCAGTTAACGCCGTGAAGGTTGATCCCGCGCAGGTATCTTTGGTGGGTGCAAATGCGACCTGGCAGTTGTTAATTAGCGGAACGACGAGCGACAACCGGACGGTCGATCTGACGCACGCCGCAACTTACCGATCGCGCGATCCAAAGCTTGCCTTAGTGACTGCAGAAGGAATTGTGTCCGCCAAGGGGAACGGTCAGACGACCATTGAGATCTCTGCAGGCGAATTGAAAACAGAAGTGACGGTGACCGTCACTCTGGCAGACGAGCATCGTGCCTTGAACTTCGAGAATGACATTGTGCCGATCCTGGGCAAGTTCGCTTGCAACGCCTCGGGTTGCCATGGTAAAGCGGAAGGACAAAACGGTTTCAAGTTGTCGGTATTTGGGTTTGATCCTCCGGCCGATTACCGCGCGCTGACACAAGAGGCTCGTGGACGACGAGTGTTTCCAGCCGCTCCGGAGCGGAGCTTGCTGCTGCGCAAGGCGAGCGGCGGCGCTCCGCACGGTGGCGGCATCCGAATTACGCCCGATCGCCCCGAATATGAAACGCTGCGACGTTGGATTGCCGAAGGGCTGCCGGCTGGATCAACCAGTGATCCCACCGTGAAGAAGATTGAACTGACGCCGCGCGAGCGCCAGTTGGGGCTCGGTCAAACACAGCAACTGCGAGTTGTCGCCGAGATGACCGACGGCCAGCGGATTGATGTGACCCGCCTGGCTCGTTATCAATCGAATCACGATGTACTTGCTTCCGTAACGGAAGAAGGCCTGGTAACCGCGGGACAAAACCCAGGTGTCGTCGCGGTAATGGCAAGTTACATGGGGCAGGTCGACGTATTGCATGTAATTGTGCCGCGCCCTGAAGCCGTGACTGACTATCCGCACGTCCCCGAGCACAACTTTATTGATGGCCACGTCTACCGACGGCTGAAGCAACTCAACATCGTTCCTGCCGAACTTTGTAGCGACGCCGACTTTTTGCGTCGCGTGCATCTCGACTTGATTGGCACGCTTCCCACTGCGGACGAAGCTCGCCGCTTCCTCAGCGACACGCGCACCAATCGTCGCGAATTGCTGATTGACTCGCTGCTGCAAAGGCCAGAATTTGCCGCTTATTGGGCCCTCAAATGGTCCGACTTGTTGCGAGTCGACCGTCTGGCCCTCGGTCATAAGGGTGCCTATGAACAATATCGTTGGATTCGGTCGGCGATTGCCCAGGAGATGCCGCTCGACCAATTTGCTCGCGCGGTGGTCACCGCCGATGGGCCGCTGAGTGAGAATCCGCAGGGTTACATGTTTAAAGCCGTGCCGCAGCCCGGACCAGCTGCCAGCGCCGTGTCACAAGTCTTTTTGGGTGTGCGCATCGAATGCGCGCAATGCCACCACCACCCTTACGATCGCTGGAGCCAGACCGATTACTTCGGCATGACGGCTTACTTTGCACAGTTGCAGCGGAAGACGACGCCATTTGGCGAAGTCCTGGTGGCAACTGGCGACCCCGTGACGAAGCATCCTCGCACCAGCGAAGTCATCACTGCACATCCGCTGGGCGAACCAATGCCGGCAGAGAATGTCTCCGGCGATCGCCGTGTGGAGCTAGCTGCGTGGATGACATCGCCAGGCAATCCGTTCTTCGCCAAGAATATGGCCAACCGGGTGTGGGCTCATATGCTCGGTCGCGGGCTGGTCGAACCGGTCGACGATGTGCGCGCCACAAACCCGCCGAGCAATCCCGAACTGCTCGCTGGGCTGGCTCAGCATTTAGTGGCTTCGAAATTCGATTTGAAATCACTCCTGAAGACAATTGCCCTCTCGCGGACTTATCAGCAGTCGACAACGACCAATGCCACCAACGTGCGCGACGAACAAAATTATTCTCGCGCACTTCTCAAGCGAATGGATGCCGAAGTTCTACTCGATGCGCTCTGCCAGGCCACTGGCATCCAAGAGCGGTACGAAGGAGCGCAGGCCAATACCCGGGCGATCGAACTCTGGGATAGCCAGGTCGATCACTACTTCCTCAAGCTGTTCGGTCGCCCCGTTCGCGTAACTGCCTGCGATTGCGAACGCGTCAGTGAACCGAGCGTCGCGCAAGTGCTGCATCTGCTCAATTCGCAACGCGTGCAAGAGAAGCTGTCGCACGATGGCGGTTCCGTCGCGCGCCTGGTGAAGGAGCAATCGCAAGACGACCGCCTGGCAGAAGAGCTTTATCTGACCATCTTCTCTCGCCAGCCTACAGCTGAAGAGAGCCAGACCGCCGTCAATTACTTACAAACCGCCGGCAAAGCAGGCCCTGCTGCCCGCCGGACTGCAGCCGAAGACTTAGCCTGGACGATGTTAAACTCATTGGAGTTTGTGTTTAATCACTAA
- a CDS encoding DUF1326 domain-containing protein: MLRSAMLALVAAGLALPAWADEVSGTYLETRTCQVYTGPCFANAETALAGKDAVMAWNIEDGKHAGVDLAGLSVVVCMTGSDTLGFGGVNDPKSLKSTVIVDEKASPEQREALILFAKEHAGRAGKEVVRIDNAPITMSLDLATLSGNLAAGKMVKLSTRKARATDCICTNEVAYYPPLAKLQNFAAGVSIEAEYKGRGLGTTWSTPNSRSAYMATFVYE, from the coding sequence ATGTTGCGTTCCGCAATGCTCGCCCTGGTTGCTGCTGGCCTGGCCTTGCCCGCCTGGGCCGATGAAGTGTCCGGCACCTATTTGGAAACTCGCACTTGCCAGGTTTATACCGGGCCCTGCTTCGCCAATGCCGAGACAGCTTTGGCTGGCAAAGACGCGGTGATGGCGTGGAACATCGAAGACGGCAAACACGCGGGTGTCGATCTCGCCGGCCTGAGTGTCGTGGTCTGCATGACCGGTTCCGATACGCTGGGTTTTGGTGGCGTGAATGATCCCAAGTCGCTCAAGTCGACGGTGATCGTCGATGAGAAGGCTTCGCCCGAACAGCGCGAAGCGTTGATACTGTTCGCCAAGGAACATGCAGGGCGGGCTGGCAAGGAAGTGGTGCGGATCGATAACGCGCCGATTACGATGTCGCTGGATCTGGCAACCCTGTCGGGCAATCTGGCTGCCGGGAAGATGGTCAAGCTATCGACCCGCAAAGCCCGCGCGACCGATTGCATTTGCACCAACGAAGTCGCCTACTACCCGCCACTCGCCAAGCTGCAAAACTTCGCCGCCGGTGTTTCGATTGAGGCCGAATATAAGGGCCGCGGTTTGGGAACCACGTGGTCGACCCCGAACAGCCGCAGCGCGTACATGGCAACTTTCGTCTACGAGTAA
- a CDS encoding DUF6428 family protein: MNVQELQGLLEKHTESSLRLQLPTGEFIPDHFHVTEVGRVDKTFIDCGGTRRQTASCLLQTWTANDLDHRLESGKLAKILDLAKPVLGTGELPIEIEYGPQIAAQYVLSNVEVGPSALTFVLVGKQTDCLAKDKCGVGECSTPSCCC; the protein is encoded by the coding sequence ATGAACGTACAAGAACTCCAAGGCTTGCTCGAAAAGCACACAGAATCGTCGCTGCGGCTTCAGCTCCCGACTGGCGAGTTTATTCCCGACCATTTTCACGTAACCGAAGTCGGTCGGGTCGACAAAACCTTCATCGATTGCGGCGGCACGCGCCGGCAGACAGCTTCGTGCTTGTTACAGACTTGGACGGCCAATGATCTCGATCATCGGCTCGAATCGGGAAAGCTCGCCAAGATTCTCGACCTTGCCAAGCCGGTGCTTGGTACGGGCGAACTGCCCATTGAAATCGAGTACGGGCCGCAAATCGCTGCCCAATATGTGCTCTCCAATGTCGAAGTTGGCCCGAGCGCATTGACGTTCGTGCTCGTGGGCAAACAGACGGATTGCCTGGCCAAGGACAAGTGCGGCGTGGGCGAGTGCAGCACTCCCAGTTGTTGTTGCTAG
- a CDS encoding ArsR/SmtB family transcription factor yields the protein MKTTTLKPDRVFRALSDKTRLRILSLLLVGELCVCDIVSALGCPQPTVSRHLAYLRKAGLVTVRKDGIWCYYQLALAADGFDAALKSCIVSCGSIPRLAKDAERLKQSRFKCCE from the coding sequence ATGAAGACCACCACACTGAAGCCCGACCGAGTGTTCCGAGCCTTGTCAGACAAGACACGACTCCGCATTCTGTCCCTACTTCTGGTTGGTGAACTTTGCGTGTGCGATATCGTCTCGGCCTTGGGTTGCCCGCAACCGACTGTCTCGCGCCATCTTGCTTATTTGCGCAAGGCTGGCCTGGTGACTGTTCGTAAGGATGGCATCTGGTGCTATTACCAGTTGGCGCTGGCGGCGGATGGCTTCGACGCAGCCTTGAAAAGTTGCATCGTGAGCTGCGGCTCGATCCCGCGCCTCGCCAAAGACGCCGAACGACTCAAGCAGAGCCGGTTTAAGTGCTGCGAGTAA
- a CDS encoding 4a-hydroxytetrahydrobiopterin dehydratase, producing the protein MAAQSTTELAKKKCQPCEGGVEPYAARDAEQQLAQLPGWRLTHDGQRIRKDWNVKNFMVGIKFFDEVARIAEADQHHPDLHLEGYRRVWIEIFTHAIGGLSENDFILAAKIDQIPVDAKK; encoded by the coding sequence ATGGCCGCGCAATCAACCACCGAACTAGCGAAGAAAAAGTGCCAACCCTGCGAAGGGGGCGTCGAGCCCTATGCGGCCCGCGACGCCGAACAGCAGTTGGCTCAGCTGCCGGGCTGGCGACTGACTCACGACGGGCAGCGAATTCGCAAAGACTGGAACGTGAAGAACTTCATGGTCGGGATCAAATTCTTCGACGAAGTGGCCCGCATTGCCGAAGCCGACCAGCATCATCCCGATCTGCATTTGGAAGGTTATCGCCGCGTCTGGATCGAAATCTTCACGCACGCTATCGGCGGTTTGAGCGAGAACGATTTCATTCTGGCCGCCAAGATCGACCAGATTCCCGTCGATGCGAAGAAGTAG
- a CDS encoding SDR family NAD(P)-dependent oxidoreductase: MSWSFANASAKHALVTGASSGLGLAIVRQLTAAGTKVALVARDAAKLQQTIAALQLPAEQTLAIAADITQQADVDRLAATVEQTWGQLDLLVNCAGKSSRGKIEETTPEQFQELWELNFLAAVRCTRALLPPLLASQGHVVQIGSLASKSTSKFLGAYPAGKFALAAYSQQLRLELGDRGLHVLLVCPGPIARDDAGSRYDTQAADLPAEARQPGGGVKLKGIQPDDLARRILRACERRQPELIVPAKARLLFTISQLWPTLGDWLTNRLTGK; the protein is encoded by the coding sequence ATGTCGTGGTCTTTTGCTAACGCCTCCGCCAAGCACGCTCTCGTGACGGGGGCTTCGTCGGGACTGGGGCTGGCGATTGTGCGGCAACTGACGGCGGCGGGAACCAAAGTCGCGCTCGTCGCGCGCGATGCAGCGAAGCTGCAGCAGACTATTGCCGCCTTACAATTGCCGGCCGAGCAAACACTGGCGATTGCGGCAGACATCACGCAGCAAGCCGATGTCGACCGCCTGGCAGCGACCGTCGAACAAACCTGGGGCCAGCTCGACCTGCTGGTGAACTGCGCCGGCAAGAGCAGCCGCGGCAAGATCGAAGAGACGACGCCCGAGCAGTTTCAAGAACTGTGGGAATTGAATTTTCTCGCGGCGGTTCGCTGCACGCGCGCACTCTTGCCGCCCCTGCTCGCCAGCCAAGGGCACGTTGTGCAAATCGGCTCGTTGGCTTCCAAGAGCACTTCGAAGTTTCTCGGAGCCTATCCGGCTGGCAAGTTCGCTTTGGCCGCTTACTCGCAGCAGTTGCGGCTGGAACTTGGCGACCGCGGACTGCACGTGTTACTCGTCTGCCCGGGGCCCATCGCCCGCGACGATGCCGGCTCGCGCTACGACACTCAAGCGGCCGACCTGCCGGCAGAGGCCCGTCAGCCCGGCGGCGGTGTGAAGCTCAAGGGAATCCAGCCCGACGATCTCGCCCGGCGAATTCTCCGCGCTTGCGAACGTCGCCAGCCCGAGCTAATCGTCCCCGCCAAAGCTCGCCTGCTCTTCACCATCAGCCAACTCTGGCCCACCCTCGGCGATTGGCTCACCAACCGCCTGACAGGCAAATAA
- a CDS encoding polysaccharide pyruvyl transferase family protein produces MQRREFLQTSLGSALAAAVTASLPAQEKRKPKVLLRNAWQTVNIGDIGHTPGILTILEKHVPEIDVTLWPSSIGEGVEPLLLKRFPNLKIAKGKAEIDAAVKENDFLLHGSGSGFVAVKDVGRWQKETGKPYGIWGISHAPEISDVSKQLLSGAKFCYFRDGRSVSAMKKAGVTCPVMEFGPDGAFAVDLRNDALADKYLQESGLETGKFMCCIPRLRYTPYWLIKKDRPFDEKKHARNEEMKEHDNAPLRDAVIALVRETDMKVLVCPEDMSQMAVGKETIMDKLPADVAKRVVWRENYWLTDEALSVFVRSAGLFGNEMHSPIMCIGNGVPAIVCRFAEQTTKGWMWDDIGLKEWLFDHDFDEAHKGLTAAVLGIAKDPAGAKAKAAKAHAFVQERQRVMSESLKQALA; encoded by the coding sequence ATGCAACGCCGCGAATTTCTGCAAACATCCCTTGGTTCCGCCTTGGCTGCGGCAGTGACCGCTTCTCTGCCCGCGCAGGAAAAGCGCAAACCCAAAGTGTTGCTCCGCAATGCCTGGCAGACGGTGAACATTGGCGACATCGGACACACGCCGGGCATCTTGACCATCCTGGAAAAGCACGTTCCCGAGATCGACGTCACGCTCTGGCCAAGCAGCATTGGCGAGGGTGTCGAACCCTTGCTGCTGAAGCGGTTTCCTAACTTGAAAATCGCCAAGGGCAAAGCCGAGATCGACGCTGCGGTGAAAGAGAACGATTTCCTGCTGCACGGTTCGGGTTCGGGATTTGTGGCAGTGAAGGACGTCGGCCGCTGGCAGAAAGAGACCGGCAAGCCCTATGGCATTTGGGGAATCTCGCACGCGCCCGAAATTAGCGACGTCTCGAAGCAATTGCTCAGCGGGGCCAAGTTTTGTTATTTCCGCGATGGGCGCTCCGTCAGCGCGATGAAGAAAGCGGGCGTTACTTGCCCCGTCATGGAGTTCGGCCCCGATGGTGCCTTTGCGGTTGATCTCCGTAACGATGCACTCGCCGACAAATACTTGCAGGAGAGTGGGCTGGAAACAGGCAAGTTCATGTGTTGCATTCCGCGACTCCGCTACACACCCTATTGGCTCATTAAGAAAGATCGTCCGTTCGATGAAAAGAAGCACGCCCGCAACGAAGAGATGAAGGAGCACGACAATGCACCGCTCCGCGACGCTGTCATCGCGCTCGTGCGCGAGACCGACATGAAGGTCCTCGTCTGTCCAGAAGACATGTCGCAAATGGCCGTCGGCAAAGAGACCATCATGGACAAGCTGCCGGCCGATGTGGCGAAGCGCGTTGTCTGGCGCGAAAACTATTGGCTCACCGACGAGGCATTGAGCGTCTTTGTGCGCAGTGCCGGTCTCTTCGGCAACGAGATGCACAGCCCGATCATGTGCATCGGCAACGGCGTGCCGGCCATCGTTTGCCGCTTCGCCGAGCAGACGACCAAAGGCTGGATGTGGGACGATATTGGCCTGAAAGAATGGCTGTTCGATCACGACTTCGATGAGGCGCACAAAGGTCTGACTGCCGCGGTCCTCGGCATTGCCAAAGACCCTGCTGGCGCGAAAGCCAAAGCTGCCAAGGCTCACGCCTTCGTTCAAGAGCGCCAGCGCGTGATGTCGGAATCGCTCAAGCAGGCGTTGGCTTAA
- the cutA gene encoding divalent-cation tolerance protein CutA: MPGEIIQIVTTTSEKESAEKIGAQILNRRLGACVQISGPVESSYWWNGRIETAREYLCTIKTVKEKFAQVERTILETHPYDKPEILATAVVEISTDYKAWLMEQLKPVKKAAPVKEENS; encoded by the coding sequence ATGCCTGGAGAGATCATTCAAATTGTCACCACGACTTCTGAGAAAGAGTCGGCCGAGAAAATCGGCGCTCAGATTCTGAATCGACGTCTGGGGGCCTGCGTCCAAATCAGCGGGCCGGTCGAAAGTAGCTATTGGTGGAACGGTCGGATCGAAACCGCCCGCGAGTACCTCTGCACCATCAAAACGGTGAAGGAAAAGTTCGCCCAAGTCGAGCGGACCATTCTTGAAACGCATCCCTACGATAAGCCGGAAATTCTGGCCACTGCCGTGGTCGAGATTTCGACCGATTACAAAGCCTGGCTGATGGAGCAACTCAAGCCCGTTAAAAAGGCCGCGCCGGTGAAAGAAGAAAATTCTTAG
- the hrpA gene encoding ATP-dependent RNA helicase HrpA: MLYYAELEAQLATAMQRDRHRLRNQLRAICQAEQQGRPFDRNLAKLQDELEKSLAEAARRKSLVPKIEYDESLPVVEQREVIAEAIRNHPVVVICGETGSGKSTQLPKICLEIGRGVTGLIGHTQPRRIAARSIAARVAEELNSTVGKLVGYKIRFADQTTPETLIKVMTDGVLLAESQTDRYFEQYDTLIIDEAHERSLNIDFLLGYLHRLIVKRPEFRLIITSATLDAQRFAEHFGHAGENGKLIPAPIVEVSGRTYPVETLYRPLSLLEDEIELDPVQGVLRGIDELSRLGQGDILVFLPTERDILEVSHKLRGRMLGGNAEVLPLYARLSTAEQNKVFRSHTGRRIVLATNVAESSLTVPGIHYVVDTGTARVSRYSARSKLQRLPIEAISQASADQRKGRCGRIGPGVCIRLYSEEDYARRERYTPPEIQRTNLAAVVLQTLALDLGTIEDFPFLDPPRAESIRDGYKTLFELGAIDDSRQLTPVGRQLAKLPADPRIGRILLAADREGCLADVLIIAAALETQDPRERPADRAAAADEAHRKFQSGESDFLSFIKLWDFYARLKADLSRNQLRRACSQNFLSELRMREWHDVHRQLLDMVTQFGLRAGRRRWQTSEDDAPKDKDAYDSIHRSLLAGLLANIALRSETAEYNGAGGNKLFLWPGSGVFQTKPKWIVAADLVETTKNYARTVARIDPDWIEPLASHLVNYHYTNPQWDKRSGATMANERVSLYGLTIIARRRVRYGPIDPLASRELMIRSGLVEGEFETRAPFFRHNQQLREELDHLAAKARRRDLLVEDQMVYDFYAGRIPADVYDAPRLEKWRRSLEEKQPRILHMEPADLLGQELNPPEPEEFPEQLQLDRLQLPLDYHFEPGAENDGLTATVPREAIFQLSAERLGWLIPGLLAEKVEHLIRSLPKQQRRNLIPAPDVAKRTAKKLHFAKSSFLLEVARALSLEAGEPISPDAFDLTRLPQHLVLKVRVVDEQGKVLAEGRDIEQLREQVGAKPATATSAPDKSPWHRDGVKSWEWDILPEAVDISRGGLTFTRFPAIVDTQENVALRLTETLPEAEQLTWAGIRRLIVLDRPRRYREQVENLPKLSQMQVLAAKLCQDRTLIQQLVDLLAQRSIDLALPSWKKQAANSLPRSKDEFNKLLKLATDQLLPAVQEVSRFALPLFEAYHQARLALEQARPETWQPALDDMRAQFGELIIPNFLAETPWTWLQHFPRYLKGISLRLQKIVSTGLPRDRQALAQVTPRVKAWHERREVHRKHHVLDAELDTFRWQLEEFRISLFAQELGTSQAISAPRLDKQWEKVRLM; this comes from the coding sequence ATGCTCTATTACGCCGAACTCGAGGCACAACTGGCCACGGCGATGCAGCGCGATCGCCATCGCCTGCGCAATCAACTTCGCGCCATTTGCCAGGCCGAACAGCAGGGACGTCCCTTCGACCGCAACCTGGCCAAGCTGCAGGACGAACTGGAAAAGTCGCTCGCTGAAGCAGCTCGCCGCAAGTCGTTGGTCCCCAAGATTGAATACGACGAATCGCTACCGGTCGTCGAACAGCGCGAAGTGATTGCCGAAGCGATTCGCAATCATCCCGTCGTCGTCATCTGCGGCGAAACGGGCTCGGGCAAGAGTACGCAGTTGCCGAAGATCTGCCTGGAGATCGGTCGCGGTGTAACGGGCCTGATCGGGCACACGCAGCCGCGGCGAATCGCGGCCCGCTCGATTGCCGCCCGCGTGGCCGAAGAGTTGAACTCGACGGTCGGCAAACTTGTGGGCTACAAGATTCGCTTTGCCGATCAAACCACGCCGGAGACTTTAATCAAGGTCATGACCGACGGTGTGCTGCTTGCCGAGTCGCAGACCGATCGCTACTTCGAGCAATACGATACGCTCATCATCGACGAAGCTCACGAGCGGTCGCTGAATATCGACTTCCTCCTGGGTTACCTGCATCGGCTGATCGTCAAGCGTCCCGAGTTTCGCCTGATTATCACCAGCGCCACGCTCGACGCCCAACGCTTTGCCGAACACTTCGGCCACGCCGGCGAAAACGGCAAACTCATCCCCGCACCGATTGTCGAAGTCTCCGGCCGGACGTACCCCGTCGAGACGCTCTATCGTCCCTTATCACTGCTCGAAGACGAAATCGAGCTCGATCCAGTACAAGGCGTCCTCCGGGGCATCGATGAATTGTCTCGTCTGGGGCAGGGGGACATTCTCGTCTTCTTACCCACCGAGCGCGACATTCTCGAGGTCTCACACAAGCTCCGCGGTCGCATGCTCGGCGGCAATGCCGAAGTGTTGCCGCTGTATGCCCGACTTTCGACCGCCGAACAAAACAAGGTCTTTCGCTCCCATACGGGCCGGAGAATTGTATTGGCGACGAATGTCGCTGAGTCCTCGCTGACGGTGCCGGGCATTCACTACGTCGTCGATACCGGCACCGCGCGTGTTAGCCGATATTCGGCCCGCAGCAAGCTGCAACGCTTGCCCATTGAGGCCATTTCGCAAGCTTCGGCCGATCAACGCAAAGGGCGCTGCGGCCGCATTGGGCCGGGCGTTTGCATTCGATTATATAGCGAAGAAGATTACGCCCGCCGCGAGCGCTACACGCCGCCCGAAATCCAGCGAACAAATCTCGCTGCCGTCGTGTTGCAGACGTTAGCGCTCGATCTGGGAACCATCGAGGACTTCCCGTTTCTCGATCCACCGCGGGCCGAATCGATTCGCGATGGCTACAAAACCCTGTTCGAACTGGGTGCCATCGATGACTCCCGTCAACTCACGCCCGTTGGCCGCCAACTCGCCAAGCTCCCCGCCGATCCGCGCATCGGCCGCATCTTGCTCGCTGCCGATCGCGAAGGCTGCCTGGCCGATGTGCTCATCATCGCCGCTGCGCTCGAAACGCAAGACCCGCGCGAACGCCCCGCCGATCGCGCGGCAGCTGCCGACGAAGCGCACCGCAAGTTCCAATCGGGCGAGAGTGACTTCCTCTCCTTCATCAAGTTGTGGGACTTTTATGCCAGGTTGAAAGCCGACCTCAGCCGCAATCAACTGCGCCGCGCCTGCTCGCAGAACTTCCTCTCTGAACTGCGGATGCGCGAGTGGCACGATGTGCATCGCCAACTGCTCGACATGGTGACGCAGTTCGGCCTCCGTGCAGGACGCCGCCGTTGGCAAACGAGCGAAGACGACGCGCCCAAAGACAAGGACGCCTACGACTCGATTCATCGCTCCCTCTTGGCTGGCTTGCTCGCAAATATCGCCCTCCGCAGCGAAACGGCCGAGTACAACGGCGCCGGCGGCAACAAGCTGTTTCTCTGGCCGGGGAGCGGCGTCTTCCAAACGAAGCCCAAGTGGATCGTGGCCGCCGACCTGGTTGAGACGACAAAGAACTATGCCCGCACTGTGGCTCGCATCGATCCCGATTGGATCGAGCCGCTCGCTAGCCACCTGGTCAATTATCACTACACCAATCCGCAGTGGGATAAACGATCCGGCGCAACGATGGCCAATGAGCGGGTCTCGCTCTATGGCCTGACGATCATCGCGCGCCGCCGAGTTCGGTACGGCCCCATCGATCCTCTCGCTTCGCGCGAACTGATGATTCGCAGTGGGCTGGTCGAAGGAGAGTTCGAAACTCGCGCGCCGTTCTTTCGGCACAATCAACAACTGCGAGAGGAACTCGATCACCTGGCCGCCAAAGCGCGGCGGCGCGACTTGCTGGTCGAAGATCAAATGGTCTACGACTTTTATGCCGGTCGCATCCCGGCCGACGTTTACGATGCGCCACGTTTGGAAAAATGGCGGCGCTCGCTGGAAGAGAAGCAACCGCGCATCCTGCACATGGAGCCAGCGGACTTGCTTGGGCAGGAACTAAACCCACCTGAGCCTGAGGAGTTTCCCGAGCAGTTGCAACTCGACCGACTGCAATTGCCGCTCGACTATCACTTTGAACCTGGTGCCGAGAACGACGGCCTCACGGCCACGGTCCCGCGCGAAGCGATCTTTCAACTCTCCGCCGAGCGCCTCGGCTGGTTGATTCCCGGACTGCTCGCCGAAAAGGTCGAGCACTTGATTCGCTCGCTCCCCAAACAGCAGCGGCGGAACTTGATTCCCGCACCGGACGTAGCCAAGCGGACGGCCAAGAAGCTCCACTTCGCCAAGTCATCGTTTCTGCTCGAAGTGGCCCGCGCGTTGTCGCTTGAAGCGGGCGAGCCAATTTCGCCGGATGCTTTCGATCTTACTCGTTTGCCGCAGCATCTGGTGCTTAAAGTGCGCGTGGTCGACGAACAAGGAAAGGTGCTGGCCGAGGGTCGCGATATTGAGCAACTGCGCGAGCAAGTGGGAGCCAAACCAGCGACGGCGACTAGCGCCCCAGATAAAAGCCCCTGGCACCGCGACGGCGTGAAGAGTTGGGAATGGGACATTCTGCCCGAAGCAGTCGACATCAGTCGCGGCGGACTCACCTTCACGCGTTTTCCGGCCATCGTCGATACGCAAGAGAACGTTGCCCTGCGCTTGACCGAAACACTTCCCGAAGCCGAACAACTCACCTGGGCTGGCATTCGCCGGCTGATCGTTCTCGATCGCCCGCGCCGCTATCGCGAACAGGTCGAGAACCTGCCCAAGCTAAGCCAGATGCAAGTCCTCGCGGCCAAGCTGTGCCAGGATCGTACGCTCATTCAACAACTGGTCGATCTGCTGGCTCAGCGGTCAATCGATCTCGCATTGCCCAGTTGGAAGAAGCAAGCGGCGAATTCACTACCACGGTCGAAGGACGAGTTCAACAAACTTCTCAAGCTGGCGACCGATCAACTGCTGCCAGCTGTGCAGGAGGTCTCGCGCTTCGCGCTGCCCCTGTTCGAAGCCTATCACCAAGCGCGGCTAGCGCTCGAACAGGCCCGCCCCGAAACCTGGCAGCCCGCGCTCGACGACATGCGTGCCCAGTTCGGTGAACTGATCATTCCCAACTTTCTTGCCGAAACACCCTGGACGTGGCTGCAGCATTTTCCGCGCTATCTCAAGGGCATTTCGCTGCGGCTGCAAAAGATTGTCAGCACCGGCCTGCCGCGCGATCGCCAGGCGCTGGCGCAAGTGACTCCGCGGGTGAAGGCGTGGCACGAGCGCCGCGAAGTCCATCGCAAGCATCACGTCCTTGATGCCGAACTCGATACCTTCCGTTGGCAGTTGGAAGAGTTCCGCATCTCACTCTTCGCGCAGGAGCTTGGGACCAGCCAGGCCATTAGTGCCCCGCGCCTCGACAAGCAGTGGGAGAAGGTCCGGCTGATGTAG